The Flavobacterium marginilacus genome window below encodes:
- the nuoH gene encoding NADH-quinone oxidoreductase subunit NuoH, whose protein sequence is MDSTFVIEKGVFIVVIFALTMLMAMYSTWAERKVAAFLQDRVGPNRAGWGGLLQPLADGGKLFAKEEFFPNTPNRFLFVVGPAIAMSTALMTSAVIPWGDKLHLFGRDILLQATDINIAVLYVFGVVSLGVYGIMIGGWASNNKFSLMGAIRAASQMVSYEVAMGLSIIALTMMTGTLSLKEISIQQSEWHWNVLYQPLTFLIFLICSFAELNRTPFDLAECESELIGGYHTEYSSMKMGFYLFAEYANMFVSSTIMAVLFFGGYNYPGMGWAVENLGVNIANVIGMAVLFAKICGFIFFIMWIRWTIPRFRYDQLMHLGWRILIPLAIANIMITGVVILRSEIAVYLGF, encoded by the coding sequence ATGGATAGTACATTTGTTATAGAAAAAGGTGTATTTATAGTAGTAATTTTTGCTCTTACTATGCTTATGGCTATGTATTCTACATGGGCTGAACGTAAAGTAGCTGCCTTTCTGCAGGATAGAGTTGGTCCAAACCGTGCTGGATGGGGAGGATTATTGCAGCCGCTTGCTGATGGAGGTAAATTATTTGCAAAAGAAGAATTTTTTCCAAATACTCCTAATAGATTTTTATTTGTAGTAGGGCCAGCAATTGCAATGAGTACCGCCTTGATGACAAGTGCTGTTATTCCTTGGGGAGATAAATTACACTTGTTTGGAAGAGATATTTTATTACAGGCTACTGACATTAATATCGCAGTCTTATATGTTTTTGGAGTAGTTTCTCTTGGTGTTTATGGTATCATGATCGGAGGATGGGCTTCGAATAATAAGTTCTCTTTGATGGGAGCTATCAGAGCGGCATCTCAAATGGTTTCTTATGAAGTAGCAATGGGATTATCCATAATTGCTTTGACTATGATGACAGGAACTTTAAGCCTGAAAGAAATCTCAATACAGCAATCAGAATGGCACTGGAATGTTTTGTACCAGCCATTGACTTTTCTGATTTTCCTGATTTGTTCTTTTGCTGAATTAAACAGAACTCCTTTCGACTTAGCAGAATGTGAATCGGAATTAATTGGAGGATATCATACAGAATATTCTTCAATGAAAATGGGATTCTATTTATTTGCCGAATATGCAAATATGTTTGTTTCCTCTACTATCATGGCAGTCTTATTTTTTGGCGGATACAATTATCCTGGAATGGGATGGGCTGTAGAGAATTTAGGAGTAAATATTGCCAACGTAATTGGAATGGCTGTTTTGTTTGCAAAGATATGCGGATTTATTTTCTTCATTATGTGGATCAGATGGACGATTCCAAGATTTAGATATGACCAATTAATGCACTTGGGATGGAGAATTCTTATTCCACTTGCCATTGCAAATATTATGATAACCGGAGTTGTTATTTTGAGAAGTGAAATAGCTGTTTATTTAGGATTTTAA
- a CDS encoding ORF6N domain-containing protein, with protein MDEIGIPSEIITNKIYFIRNQKVMLDSDLAELYAIETKQLKRQVRRNLERFPDDFMFELSAVEFEILRSQIGTSSWGGNRLAPMAFTEQGVAMLSSVLNSPTAIKVNIQIIRVFTKIRKDLSDNLNIKLEIEDIKNKLSHQSKNIELVFNYLDELIDKQENKIERNKIGYKN; from the coding sequence ATGGATGAAATAGGAATTCCAAGTGAAATTATAACTAATAAGATTTATTTTATTAGAAATCAAAAAGTAATGCTAGATAGTGATTTAGCAGAACTTTACGCTATTGAAACAAAACAACTAAAGCGTCAGGTTAGAAGAAATTTAGAGCGATTTCCAGATGATTTTATGTTCGAGCTTTCGGCTGTAGAGTTTGAAATCTTGAGGAGCCAAATTGGCACCTCAAGTTGGGGAGGAAATAGATTAGCACCAATGGCTTTTACAGAACAAGGTGTTGCAATGCTTTCGAGTGTTTTAAATAGTCCAACAGCAATAAAAGTTAATATTCAAATAATTCGTGTTTTTACAAAAATTAGAAAAGATTTGTCAGACAATTTGAATATAAAATTAGAAATTGAGGATATCAAAAATAAATTATCACATCAAAGTAAAAACATTGAATTGGTTTTTAATTATTTAGATGAACTAATTGACAAACAAGAAAATAAAATTGAAAGAAATAAAATTGGATATAAAAACTAA